Part of the Pseudomonas abietaniphila genome is shown below.
TGGGTTTCGACATCGTCGTGCACTCCACCACCAAATACCTCAACGGCCACTCGGACGTCATCGGTGGCATCGCCGTGGTCGGGCAGAATCCGGAATTGGCAGAGCGTCTGGGCTTTCTGCAAAATTCGGTCGGTGCCATCGCGGGACCGTTCGACGCCTTTTTGACCCTGCGCGGCGTGAAAACCCTGGCGCTACGCATGGAACGACACTGCAGCAACGCGCTTGAACTGGCGCAATGGCTAGAGCGTCAGCCCCAAGTGGCCGCCGTTTACTACCCGGGATTGCCCTCGCATCCCCAATACGCCCTCGCCTGTCGGCAAATGCGCGGGTTTGGCGGGATGATTTCGCTGGACTTGAAAACCGATCTGGCCGGCACGCGGCGCTTCCTCGAACAGGTGCAGATATTCGCCCTGGCCGAAAGCCTGGGCGGTGTCGAAAGCCTCATCGAGCACCCGGCCATCATGACCCACGCCAGCATCCCGGCGGAAAATCGCGCGAAACTGGGCATCGCAGATTCGCTGGTCAGGCTGTCGGTAGGGATCGAAGATGTCGAGGATCTGCGCGAGGACCTCGCACAGGCATTGAGCAGTATCTGACGGATACGCGCTCCGGTCCTGTTGCTTTGAACAGAGACTGGAGCGCGTCACAAGGACACGAAGGGCGCCGCCTGCCGCGCATGACTTGCAGCGTCAGGCGGCTTCTCTCAGACCTCTTTCACGAGCACGTCGGCAATGCGGATGCTCAGTGCAGCGCCGGTCAGTGTCGGGTTCACACAGGACGACGACGGCATCACGCTGGTGCCTGCGATGAACAGGTTGTGGTGGTCATGGCTGCGGCAATCACGGTCGACCACCGAATCCTTCGGATCATCACCCATGATGGTGGTGCCCATGATGTGCTGACGGTTCTGGAAGCCTACGTCGGTGCTGAGGATGTCGGCGTCCAGCAGTTTGGCGAACTGTTTGAAGTCCTCCAGCGCTTTCTCTTTGCCCGCATGCCAGTAGTCCGGAACGCTGTAGTAGATCTCCGGCACCGGCAGGCCGATGGCGTCGAACTTGGTCTTGCTCGGCGTCACGCGGTTTTCCGGCAACGGCAGGGTTTCAAAATCCACCGCCCAGTTCAGAGACCGTGCTGATTGCAGACGGATCTGCTCATCAAGCTTAGAGCCGAGCACGCCTTTGCTGATCAGGTTGGAGGTGATCTGCGAGGTAGGAACGGTGTTGCGCACCTTGATCTTGTAGCCCGGATAGTCCTTGCGAAACGCCCCGTCACGGCTGTTGAGATAGACCAGCAGCTGCGTCGGGCCTTCGCCCGGCCACATGTCTTCTTTGGTCATGACGTTCATGCTGATGCCGGTGTGGTCCATCAGGTTGCGACCGACCTGATCCGACGAGTTGGCGATCCCGTTGGGGTATTTGTCCGAAGTGGACATCAGCAGCAGCTT
Proteins encoded:
- a CDS encoding cystathionine gamma-synthase — translated: MSQHDEHHPFHAFATRVIHAGQSPDPSTGALMPPIYANSTYLQESPGVHKGFDYGRSHNPTRFALERCVADLEGGTQAFAFASGLAAISSVLELLDAGSHIVSGDDLYGGTFRLFDKVRQRSAGHRFSFVDMTNPSAVEAAIQEDTRMIWVETPSNPLLRLSDLAAIARICRDRNIICVADNTFASPWIQHPLALGFDIVVHSTTKYLNGHSDVIGGIAVVGQNPELAERLGFLQNSVGAIAGPFDAFLTLRGVKTLALRMERHCSNALELAQWLERQPQVAAVYYPGLPSHPQYALACRQMRGFGGMISLDLKTDLAGTRRFLEQVQIFALAESLGGVESLIEHPAIMTHASIPAENRAKLGIADSLVRLSVGIEDVEDLREDLAQALSSI